One window of Pyrus communis chromosome 12, drPyrComm1.1, whole genome shotgun sequence genomic DNA carries:
- the LOC137711212 gene encoding uncharacterized protein isoform X1 produces the protein MALVVHQMQGTYVTYPSRPFSWSKGMKLKQCVTTHQMVRTERCFILKRNLCLSVGASLMRGPKVKPFRVSAFKGSAQNGKSGGRTSGSKLPKNSVKLKENEDTITKSQANDIPLSYASEANESIASSPIIHNLFKKWLRMLRTPSSSEVEDGLLGEEPPSMKASETKHEVQNKEKDGILRTFWCNFLSLNATIKIPLLIFIPMYLAVNTIYGAEVSKELTPLWVLGPFIVALYIKMLQWLFALYVFSFKQTVKVIKNLPSYYMVAYTNVAHGKLKEEIRTRFWQPLLNIKNLDYKKLSRRKLKALQELIVERYLDFVESIWPYYCRTIRFLKRANLI, from the exons ATGGCATTGGTCGTGCATCAAATGCAG GGTACTTACGTTACGTATCCCTCGAGGCCCTTCTCATGGAGCAAAGGGATGAAGTTGAAGCAGTGCGTAACAACACATCAAATGGTGAGGACAGAGAGGTGCTTTATATTGAAGCGCAACCTTTGTTTGAG TGTAGGGGCTTCTCTCATGCGGGGACCAAAAGTTAAACCTTTCAGAGTTTCCGCCTTCAAGGGCAGTGCCCAGAATGGTAAATCTGGAGGTAGAACAAGTGGATCAAAGCTTCCCAAGAATTCAGTCAAACTGAAAGAGAATGAGGATACCATTACGAAATCTCAGGcaaatgatattcctctttctTACGCCTCTGAAGCAAATGAAAGCATTGCATCGTCCCCCatcattcataatttatttaagAAATGGCTGAGAATGCTTCGAACACCATCATCAAGTGAAGTAGAAGATGGGCTTTTGGGGGAAGAACCGCCTTCAATGAAGGCATCAGAAACTAAGCATGAGGttcaaaacaaggaaaaggatGGGATTCTACGGACGTTTTGGTGCAATTTTCTCAGTCTAAATGCTACAATAAAGATACCCTTACTTATATT CATACCCATGTACCTGGCAGTTAATACGATTTATGGGGCCGAAGTTTCAAAGGAGTTGACGCCTTTGTGGGTTTTAGGACCCTTCATTGTAGCTCTCTACATCAAGATGCTTCAGTGGTTGTTTGCACTCTATGTTTTCAGCTTCAAGCAGACTGTTAAAGTAATCAAGAATTTACCCTCCTACTACATGGTGGCCTATACAAACGTTGCACATGGGAAGCTTAAAGAGGAAATACGGACTCGTTTCTGGCAACCTTTACTGAACATTAAGAATTTAGACTACAAGAAATTATCAAGAAGAAAGCTGAAAGCACTGCAAGAGTTGATAGTCGAGAGATACCTTGATTTTGTGGAATCAATATGGCCTTATTACTGCAGAACAATCAGATTCCTAAAGAGGGCTAATCTCATTTAG
- the LOC137711212 gene encoding uncharacterized protein isoform X2 → MRGPKVKPFRVSAFKGSAQNGKSGGRTSGSKLPKNSVKLKENEDTITKSQANDIPLSYASEANESIASSPIIHNLFKKWLRMLRTPSSSEVEDGLLGEEPPSMKASETKHEVQNKEKDGILRTFWCNFLSLNATIKIPLLIFIPMYLAVNTIYGAEVSKELTPLWVLGPFIVALYIKMLQWLFALYVFSFKQTVKVIKNLPSYYMVAYTNVAHGKLKEEIRTRFWQPLLNIKNLDYKKLSRRKLKALQELIVERYLDFVESIWPYYCRTIRFLKRANLI, encoded by the exons ATGCGGGGACCAAAAGTTAAACCTTTCAGAGTTTCCGCCTTCAAGGGCAGTGCCCAGAATGGTAAATCTGGAGGTAGAACAAGTGGATCAAAGCTTCCCAAGAATTCAGTCAAACTGAAAGAGAATGAGGATACCATTACGAAATCTCAGGcaaatgatattcctctttctTACGCCTCTGAAGCAAATGAAAGCATTGCATCGTCCCCCatcattcataatttatttaagAAATGGCTGAGAATGCTTCGAACACCATCATCAAGTGAAGTAGAAGATGGGCTTTTGGGGGAAGAACCGCCTTCAATGAAGGCATCAGAAACTAAGCATGAGGttcaaaacaaggaaaaggatGGGATTCTACGGACGTTTTGGTGCAATTTTCTCAGTCTAAATGCTACAATAAAGATACCCTTACTTATATT CATACCCATGTACCTGGCAGTTAATACGATTTATGGGGCCGAAGTTTCAAAGGAGTTGACGCCTTTGTGGGTTTTAGGACCCTTCATTGTAGCTCTCTACATCAAGATGCTTCAGTGGTTGTTTGCACTCTATGTTTTCAGCTTCAAGCAGACTGTTAAAGTAATCAAGAATTTACCCTCCTACTACATGGTGGCCTATACAAACGTTGCACATGGGAAGCTTAAAGAGGAAATACGGACTCGTTTCTGGCAACCTTTACTGAACATTAAGAATTTAGACTACAAGAAATTATCAAGAAGAAAGCTGAAAGCACTGCAAGAGTTGATAGTCGAGAGATACCTTGATTTTGTGGAATCAATATGGCCTTATTACTGCAGAACAATCAGATTCCTAAAGAGGGCTAATCTCATTTAG